One genomic region from Arthrobacter sp. YN encodes:
- a CDS encoding YbjQ family protein — protein sequence MLIVTSNEIPGHRIDAVFGEVMGLTVRSRDIGSQMLAGFRSLGGGELPEMTKALYESRQEVMARMVNEAQQRGANAIVAMRFDTSEMGTNWTEVCAYGTAVYVLPLGEGEPGATGQSVYLTKTATQQPAQPTQPQQPAQQQQFTQPQQPAQQQQFTPPTPPAQPHQF from the coding sequence ATGTTGATCGTCACTTCCAATGAAATCCCGGGCCACCGGATCGACGCCGTCTTCGGCGAAGTCATGGGTCTCACCGTCCGCTCACGGGACATCGGCTCGCAAATGCTGGCCGGTTTCCGCTCCCTCGGCGGCGGCGAACTGCCCGAAATGACCAAGGCACTCTATGAAAGCCGCCAGGAAGTTATGGCACGCATGGTCAACGAAGCGCAGCAACGTGGCGCCAATGCCATCGTCGCCATGCGGTTCGACACCTCTGAAATGGGCACCAACTGGACCGAAGTCTGCGCGTACGGCACCGCCGTGTACGTCCTGCCGTTGGGTGAAGGCGAACCCGGAGCTACGGGACAGTCGGTCTATCTGACCAAGACGGCCACACAACAGCCCGCTCAGCCGACACAGCCGCAGCAGCCAGCCCAGCAGCAGCAGTTCACCCAGCCCCAGCAGCCCGCCCAGCAGCAGCAATTTACCCCGCCGACTCCCCCGGCCCAGCCTCACCAGTTCTAG